The following nucleotide sequence is from Penaeus vannamei isolate JL-2024 chromosome 10, ASM4276789v1, whole genome shotgun sequence.
aagaagTTTTCATAAACATGATCTAATACTTTAGAATCTTTCAGTTTACCATATAGTAGTGTcttttatacaattatatatgttcaAAATACCAATAACAGATTTCCAGGATATCTTTTAAATACCTTGAGTCTCACATTTATTACATCTCACAGATAATCAAGAGAGCAAGGgtcaggaggaggatgagagtaagagtgagaggttAAGAGTAAGGATGAGAGgttgagagtgatagtgagagtgagagaaaatgagaatgagaaagagaaagaggatgtataggtgtgtaggtgtaagtgtaggtgtaggtgtaggtgtgtgtttgagGTGGGATCTGTATGTagttttgtgtaggtgtgtgtgtgtctttgtctgtctgtctgtccatatgtatgcatatgtgttgtGCTTCTTAATATTTTACTGGTCTCTTCCTACTAGGAAGTcagaatgtctgtctgtctggatataAAATATCTTAACATATGTTGATGTATAGCCTGGTGATCTGTTCTATGTAGCTTATTCTTTTGTGTTGAATTTAGATGGGAAAGCTAATaatgatatgtttttttctcaGTTTGAGGTGTATCAGATTGAAAAGGCAGCAAAGAATGTGAAGGAAGCAGCAAAATGTCTTGGTGttttgtaagtatatgtgtactaAGATACAGTATATAGGTAATCCCTTGGAAAAGATTAATTAAAGTGTTCTCATTTGGAAGTCCAGTTATCAGTTTGCAATTAAGAATAGATTTCATATTATTCCAGTTGTGAATAATATGTTACATTTATCCTTTTATTCGCAGATATAGAAAATAAAGTCAGATCATGAGATGAAaagtttctattattgtcatgtttatataattttcagTGTAATTCAGTGAAATGCAGGATTATATTTCTATTAagttttatattattcattttgtttttattatcaaagtGTTTCCCATATGGTAATGCTATGTCCACGCCCTGTCTCCTAGCTTTTGAAAGCATCCTCTTTTGCAGATTACGAAAATTTGTGTCAGAGCCATTGCTATGGAGGGAAGTGGATACTATCATGGCAGCCTTGAGGCAGACAACTCCAGACTCTCAAACATCCTTTCTGGCATATTTGTTTAACATGCTGCCTAAAGGTGACAAAAAGTTGGGATTAACAGAttccaccttctttttcttttatggtaTTTTGATACAAatgttaagaagagagagaaaggaaaaaatctgtTGTATTGACATTTATGGAGATTAGAATATAAACCAGATTTTATATTTTGATAAGTTGGCATGAAAAAGTGTTATAGTTCAAATAGAAGTAGGTAAATGTCAACATAACTTACCATAGCACTTTTTTTCTGCAGATGTTCAGCTCAGCATGGTATTGTCAGCAGCAGAAAGGTCACAGGACACAATGACACGCTGCCGCCTCATGCTACTGCTAACAACTACATTTCCAGAAACTACGGCTCATCATGGGGTATGTAATCAGCATAGTTTTAAGTTCATTTGATATGGCACTTATTATCTAGAATGTAAATTGTAGTACTGCATTGTAATTTCAGTGTTTGTCTGcactgttatttatattattatttatcttccaatttttgtatttattttattttgctgaaACTGATGtcacacaaatgtatatttttataagagACACGATTGATACTGAATGTTTTTTGTAGCGGATGTAAGATATATTCTTGGTATTAATTTGGTGAAATACATGATGGTTGTATGTATGGTGAAGTTTTATATTGATGACAATGTCACTTTTTAAAATTCCAGTTGAAACTAGTGGAAAGTTTGTTAGCAGCAGAGAAGCACTGCACAGGACCAATAAATCCATTTCGCAGAATGCTTGGTAAGTATACAGGTTGAAAGCTTTTATTGCCATAGAAaaggtaatgatattatttaatTCAAAGCAtaaataaaattaactgtttcTTAGTAATGAATATGtagttttgtattttgtgttgtaTTAGTCAGTAGTCAGTATAGGCTTACAATAACTGCAACTGCAAGAAAGTTGAATATGATTAGGTGAGAATCTTTGCTGCCATCTTATTTTATTGTACCTGCAGATTGATGGGGACACTAGGCTTTGAAATTGATAACAGCATTAATTCATATATTAAATTACTGCTCCATCATGCAGTCTATGAAATTTACAGTCCTTTCACTATGAGGAGAAAAGCAAGAATATTAAGTATGCCAGGACTATAATTGAATTAGTGAGAGGAAGTCTTAGCAAAAGAAAAGAGGCTGCATGCCATTGTTTAGTCCTTGAAGCCCATACCATTATTCTAGACATTGTTTTCTAGACATTAAATGTTTGAGTACAGATGTCTGATCTAAAATGTTTTTGTCTGTAACACTAATGTGATCATTCTCTCACTCAACAGTGTGTGAACTTCTACCAAGGTTGTTGCAGACTCGCGGGTTGGAAGTGCGGCCAAAGACTCTTCATAGCCTTCTGTCCAGAGCTATTGAATTTTATGTTGCATATGTAACCACACCTCCAAAGGTTATGCAGGTAAGGTAGAACTACATTTAGAAGTTGGATTTCTTTTCTGATATTGTTTGTCTACAGATAAAAAGAGGTACACAGACAAAATGGGGAAAAGCTTATGGTCAGACTTTCAGTAAAATGCTTAATGCATCACACAATACTGTGTTATAAAAAATGGTTAATAGATGTGGATTTATTTACCAGGTTTCTCTATTTTGACAAGTAATGTGAATAGAACAGAGAATACTATTGCCACCTGTTTGCCATTCATACAAACTATTATTGAAATATGAGACAGAATGATAGCAACAGGCATCTGTAGACTTATTCACAGAATAAGCTTATGCAAAACATTGAGGCAGATTTTTCATGCTCATATTTCTCAAATGCAGTTTTAGATAAAAACTTAGGTTTGTATTAGTTAGGATATAATTCATATTTCTTCATTACACAAAACTGTAGTAATTGAAATGTATCTGTATTTGCTTTAAAACACTGAATCTcagttacatatatcatatgtatctaaCTCTACTTCAGAGTATGCTGGAAAGTGACAGCAAGATTGAAGACCCTTGGCAGCAGCTGTTTTCTGTCGTGCAATTAATAGGCTGGAATCTGGGATGGGACTTGGCATCATATTTTGAGAATATCAGGTACTAGAAAGCTTTTGTTTGACCTTGAGCATATTGTTTGGAATGCTTTCAGGAATAACTAGTTGACTTGAGAAATATTTCTTAATATATGATACTATTGCTAAAACCAATGATATTCTAATCACTTTGCAGCAACAGGGAGATTATTCTCCAGAGGATCCAGGCCTTGGTTGAAGGAGGAGCAAGACTTGGAGGCccaaagggtgaaggaggagaagatgtacGGGAGGTTTTGTATACCACCCTGACAATCTTCCTTCATGCACTAATGGATTATACTAAACGACTGTACCCAGATTTTAATCAAGGTCTGTTGTGTTAATACCCATATTTTTTGTTGCAATATGAAATGCACTTTTTTCCACTAAAAAGTCATAGATTTGTTTGGCATCATCAATGTCATCTATGTACTGCAAAAATTAGGTAATACTTTAATCAAACATTGAATgtctgttatctttttttattagtcTCTCATACCAAAGAAAGTGAGTCATTTGGGAAAATAATTTATAAAAGGTGTTCCTTATTAATTACCCTTTCTGAACTTAACTCTTTATACTTGGAGTATGTGATGAATACATGCACTGTCCACTGTGGTTTTGTTTTATGAACTTAGTTTACACACAGATGACTCCAGATGCACTTAGTCATCAAGAACTTTATTATTAGGCCTCACTCATATTTGGTGAATTTTAGGAAagaaaagttttttgtttttacttataaCTGGTATTGTTAATAatttcatggtaataataatgataacaataataacagtaatgataggaagagaaatgaaacctTTTTCCTGAAAATTAAAggaatgagataaatagataagatcaGGTTGGTTGAgcaattgactcctttgtgactaAGCATCTGTGAAGCatctataaatataacaaaaccaCAGTGGACAGTTAAATGTAAAATTTTATATACCAGAATGTGcattatgataatatgaaaatttGTAAGTTTGTACAGACTAAATACACAAAACTGTTATATTGGTACATCAAATATATTTTTGAATGACAATCAGTACTTGAATGTAGTATTAAATATATAAGTTGTAATTGGTACCTTATTCATGATCATGAAGGTTTAAATTGCAGCTCCAGTAACTGAGAAATAATTAATCTTATTGATAATAGATGTAGATGTTATTCCTAATTggttttgctctttcttcttgCACTTCAACCCCAAGATTTTAAGTCAATACGTTTGCTAGGTTTGATATGAAGTTTTATTGGTATCTGAGATGTTTCATGGGAAAAAAATAACTGACAGTGGCAATTGCTAAAAACTTAGTATGAGTTGCAAGGAATGCATAAGGAAAAGGAACCTTAGGTTTAGTTTACTTTGCAACAAAAGATGAGAAtgtaattttttctttcctcttttcagcGGAGGGTAGCACTGCAAGCAACCCTCCAATGACTCTGGTTGAAGCTTTTGTATATccagaatgtgagagagaagaaacagtaaTAATGCCTCCCAAAAGATCTCGCCCATCTCTGGATGAAGACCCTACTATTCCTGTAATTACCGTAAGTCGTCCGGCACCCATTGGTCCAGCTCCAGCCGCAGGTGCAGTAGTTGGTCTTCCTGTAAGTACTCCTGGAGGGATTTCTGCAGGAGGGTTGTCACAGGCCCTCACAACAGCTATCAAGTGCTGGGATTTACTGAATTCCTATGAACAGCTTCGAGCAGGTCAGTCTCTTGATTCACATGTACATATTAATGCTTATAAAATAAAGCCAAATATATTGTGAGTTagattaaaaatatgaaaaactctttatagatttatgtatttgtttgatgTAAACTTTTGTAATGTCATATGAAAGTATAATTACAATTTCTAAATAggattataattcttataatagAGTATTGATAAAAGATTTGCTATCAAATCTGTCCAACTTCATTTCATTGTATTCTCATGAATTCCAATGTGACAGTTAgacattctgatatatatataatacagtgaaccctcgctataacgcggttcacttttagcgttctcgctgcttcacggatttgcattgtgcattgtgtcctgcattctgattggctaaacagtctctccgcttcttctctacctgtgtgtcaataacgttacggtttaatatgtacatgtacgtaaaacagcttgccaaatttaagtttgcaaattttctctaaaacccatgaagccatCAGTTCGTAtcgatgattaaaattattattttactgtacagtagttatttgtaaaaaacatttatatagtacttatatttgttaaacaaatgcttgggcctgtaaaaaggttttgttctttggtttcattgtattgtagagtatttcattgtataataattgtaaaaatataaaggttactactttacGGATtttgcctatcacgggttctttttggaacgtaacccccgcaaaaaacgagggttcactgtatatatttaCTGAAGGTAACTGGAATGAAATTTACAGTTGATTTTCAATTAAGCCCATAGCATTCAGTAATTATTTACAGTTTATCAGGTAAAATATGATAACTTGGTAATATTATGATTTGTAATTGTAGACAGTCTTTTGAATACTCAGTCAATATATTGACATTTCAATTTTATTTCTGTGGCATTAACTAGAAGTCAAACTTTGCAGAATTTGTGCGTCTCTTAGAGAGTCTTGGCACTGAACGATGGTGGTGGCTAAGAGTGTTCACAGTTGACATGCTGATTTATCAAGGTCGATTGGCAGAAGCAGCACGTGAGCTGAGACACACACTAACTCATCGAGGAACTCAGTTGCCTACTACCTTCATCAGCACAAACTTAAAATTAGCTTCTGTTTTATATGCCATGAACAACCTTTCTGTAAGTTATGAGATTTAGTTTGAATATCATAGTTTTTGTATAAATGTTATTAATAAAAACAGCATATtataaaacagaaaattaaagaagcataatatgatatataagaaaCTGGGCCAaccatgattattatatatatgtttgtattttagAAGGTCAATTAAATAAAAGCATGTGCttatctctgtacatatatatttttatatttgttcatatatacatatatttatatatttatttatatagctgtaaatttatatacttatgtatatattaatacatttattttattcatttatgtaattcTCTGTCGCAGGGGGCTGCAGAGGCTGTACTTGAAGTAGTGACTCAGTTACAAAGCtgggtaggtggaggaggcctcTCAGGAGACCTCTGCATCACAGCAGCTCCAAACAGACGCCATCTTCATGTCCTGGCTTTGACTCGCTCTCAGTGCCTCCAATTCGCCACCACCCTTCTTATACATGCCCTCAGACACAGAATAATTATTGATAGGCACAGTGATGATCTCTGTATAGGACATCTGATCACTCTTTTACAGGTTAGTTAGTTTGATTTGTATATACCATAATGCAACAGATTTTGATGACAGATTTTCTTTCATACTGTGTGAAATATATAACCTTTTTCATTGTTTGTCAACAGTATGAATGGCCAAAATACGTAAGCACATTTGAGGAAGTTCTCCAGATCATCAGAAAACAAGGTGGATTCTCCTACCCACTTTTCTACACTTACATCACTACACCTGACATTCTTGAAGAATTCATGTATCTTGCTACCAAAGAAGGAGGAAGTTTGCAGCTGGACATCATTCCTGTCAACCATACAAATAAGTAAATTTTCATAATTTATAGTATTATTTTGTATTGAAGATGACTATGTGAACATGCAAATACAAGATATAATAACCTGTTTTTTATACTGGTATAAAAGACTAAGACATTATTTTTCTTACATAAATTGTTCAAATACAGATCTTTTAAAATTTTAGTCTGTATGCCAATATTCAGTGTTACTATTTTGGTGTTAGAGAAGATGCGAGTTTGTTCTCAAATGCTTTTTAATCTACTTACAGACAACAAAGAACAATATCAACACGTGGCATTGACAGAGATCTCAAGAATGACTTCAAGGTTGGAATGAAGAAGCTCATGCTCCGAAGCTCAGAACCTGTTGAAGCTAATATCATTACCTTTTTGACATGTGAGGGAACTTTGGTACATCAGAACTTAATGTGAGAGTGACGTGATGAATCAACCTACAAATTATATATTTCTGCTGGTTAAGTGTAAAGACTGACAGTTTTATAATAAAAACTAGTACAAGAGACTATAACATTGTTTCTGTTCTCATTATTTCAGTCATCCGGTTGATTGCAATATGTTATGATGTGGGAAGCTGTAATCTGGTGTGAAATTGCATATTCCCTTAATGCTTGGGAGTCTTTAAATATGTTGTGGTGAATTTTACATTTGCACACGGCATCAAAGGAATACCCCTTTCCTCTTATTGAAATCACCTTGACATGTACAGTGGTCACTGGTGGCAAGGGGAGGATATAGAGTATGAAAGTATTTcctcatttatgtgtgtgcagtAAGCATAGGACTATATGCACAAATTGCTATATCTAATTGCTGCTATTTGCTCTTTGTTAACTTGTCTGTAGTGAAGAGTGGTAAGCACAATACTTTCAAATGTAATCTCATTAGAGTAAATTGGCATGGTTTAAGATATCCTTACGTAGACGACATACAGTCAAAACATTCAAATCTCACCAAATACTCTAAACATTATGTGTAGCTATGTGATACAGTTTATAGTTTCATCTTTATGCTACTCCTGCTGAAAGATCTAAAATTAAGGTTAACTGGAGATTGGGTTATCTGAATGTCTTCATTCATCCATTGCCAAAACTAACAGTGAATATTTTTTACAATAAAAATCTTTATAAAACAAGACTCCTAATGTTATTAATAGCACATGTACAGAGCTACACAAATGCACTGATTATCTGTTCTATTTTACACAAATATTATCAAATTTAGCTTCATCATTTACTAAATAAGATGGGATCATCCACTGTATATCATGAAATCCACAGAAATTGTGCCTTCTGACAGGAAAATTTAAACACAGACTCAAAGATACTGAAACACTAATCACAATAACATTATAAACCCTAGGATCAAGACCTATAATATGAAGTCAAACTAACTAAGCTTTTCAGTAGCAGACATCTCAATATGAAATATAGCAGCCTTCTGATATATCAACCCATGTTGGAATAGTTACTCTTTTAGTGGAAAATATGAATTATTGTAGGTAATCCTGCTTTGAATCACTATACAATTAATACCAGAACACCCCTGATTCCCTTAAGACTTAGACTTTTAAATGAATTTGATTGGGATTGGAAGAGGGGGTGATTCAGCATGAAATGTATATTAGAACTAGATAATCGAGGTAATATTTATTAATGGTTTGAAATaggatgaagattattattattattatcattaccattaatatttttattatgatcattatcattatttttattattattattgttattaatattatcattattaaaattagtagtagtagtattaatatcatatttttattattattattgttattatgatcattaacaccattataatattgtaccattattattaatatttttctattatcattattatcatcattataatcataataataatgataacaattactattattattattattattatcattattatcattattaccaattatattgatataatttcatttgttattgttattattaatattataattactactactactaataataataataattattataattttagttgttgttgctgttatctttagtataattatgattatcactaatat
It contains:
- the IntS10 gene encoding integrator complex subunit 10, producing MSPEEEQSRLSDEEYLIFRAKEEQKRDPCAAKCWMITAQALFPQNFGIQFEVYQIEKAAKNVKEAAKCLGVLLRKFVSEPLLWREVDTIMAALRQTTPDSQTSFLAYLFNMLPKDVQLSMVLSAAERSQDTMTRCRLMLLLTTTFPETTAHHGLKLVESLLAAEKHCTGPINPFRRMLVCELLPRLLQTRGLEVRPKTLHSLLSRAIEFYVAYVTTPPKVMQSMLESDSKIEDPWQQLFSVVQLIGWNLGWDLASYFENISNREIILQRIQALVEGGARLGGPKGEGGEDVREVLYTTLTIFLHALMDYTKRLYPDFNQAEGSTASNPPMTLVEAFVYPECEREETVIMPPKRSRPSLDEDPTIPVITVSRPAPIGPAPAAGAVVGLPVSTPGGISAGGLSQALTTAIKCWDLLNSYEQLRAEFVRLLESLGTERWWWLRVFTVDMLIYQGRLAEAARELRHTLTHRGTQLPTTFISTNLKLASVLYAMNNLSGAAEAVLEVVTQLQSWVGGGGLSGDLCITAAPNRRHLHVLALTRSQCLQFATTLLIHALRHRIIIDRHSDDLCIGHLITLLQYEWPKYVSTFEEVLQIIRKQGGFSYPLFYTYITTPDILEEFMYLATKEGGSLQLDIIPVNHTNKQQRTISTRGIDRDLKNDFKVGMKKLMLRSSEPVEANIITFLTCEGTLVHQNLM